Sequence from the uncultured Bacteroides sp. genome:
AAATACGGACATCAAACTGCCTGTGTTACAGATCATGATGGATTGTTTATAAGCAATACAGAACACAACACACCCCGGCATTATCCTTTGAAAGGTATAAAAGGTCTGAAAAGCACGGTCATCGAATCGGCACATATTACCGGCAGCGGACTTATCTGGCTAACGCATCCACAACCGGGAGTCACGCTTTTCGACATGCAAGCCGCTCAGCTCCGTTTCACAAGTATATCCGATGAACTTGGCAAGCCACTCAACACAGAAACAGGATTCTTTACTATTGAAGACAAGAATGGCTTTTTGTGGATACACCCCAAAGGAGGAGGATTCTCTTATTACGATAGCCAAAGCAAAAAACTGGTTCCGTTCAACACTACCGATAAACAGGTGAAATGGAAATCAAACGACCGCTGCTTTGCCGCTTTTGCCGATAAACAAGGAAACCTGTGGATGAGCACACAGCTCGACAGGTTGAAACGCATCACATTTTTCCCCAATAAATTCCACATCTTCACGCCCAATAACAGCGACATAGAATTACCCGATAATGAGATAAGAGCCTTGTTCATTGACAACAAGAAACGCATCTGGACAGGAGCCCGTGATAATAACATCTCTATTTACGACCCGCAACTAAAACTTATTCAACGGTTTCAGTCAGGCAAAGTATATGCCATCATGCAGGATCAGAAGAAAAACTTCTGGATATCCACCAAAGGGCAAGGACTGAGCAATGCAACAGAAAACGCTCCGGGCAAATTTCAGTTTAAACAATACACCAGTAATATAAATAATCGCTACAGCCTTAGCAGCAATAACATCTACTATACTTTTCAGGACAGTAAAAAAAGAATATGGGTGGCAACCTATGGCGGCGGACTCAATTTAATGGAGTGCATGCCCGATGGCTCCCTGCGTTTTATAAACTATAGAAACCGACTGAAAAAATACCCCATCGAGCGCTTTTATAAGGTAAGACACATCACGGAAGATCAGAAAGGGCGCATCTGGGTTTCAACCACAGCCGGCATCCTCTATTTCGACGGATCATTCAGAAAACCGGAAGAGATCAACTTTCATTCCATCTGCCGCGAGCAAAGCAATGTAAACAGTTTGAGTAACAACGATGTGCAGATGGTGAAATGCATGAACAACGGAAATATCTTTGCCATTACCTATGGTGGGGGACTCAACGAACTCATCCCCACAGGAAGCAATTCCTTTACTTGCAAATCATTTACTCAGAAAAATGGACTCAGTTCTGATATCATCTATTCCATGCAAGAAGACAAGAGGGGAAATCTTTGGCTGGCAACAGGAGGAGGTCTGGTTAAATTTATAGCCACCCGAGAGCAGATTCAGTATCCAAACGAACACATTGCTTTCAACGTACATTTCAGTGAAGGCATGGGGGCCACAGATGGGAAACAGATCTATTTCGGTACCAATAAGGGATTGTTGTATTTTACTCCGGAAAAGATCCATAAAACAAACTTTGCTCCCCGCATATTCTTTACCTCAATATGGGTCAACAATCAGGAAGTCACCTCAAAGCAGCACAATGCTACAATAAATATCAATCAGGGTAACATCTATCATCTTACTCTGCCACCCAACAATCACTCCTTAAGAATAAGTTTTTCGGCACTGGACATGACCAATACCGAATACATCCAATATGCATATATGCTCGAAGGGTTTGATAAGACATACCGCCTTACCGAAAATGGAAGGGAAGCCAGCTACACCAACCTGCCTCCGGGCAATTATATCTTTCACCTCAAATCCACCAATAACGAAGGGGTATGGGTCAATAACGAACGGATCTTATCTATAGAGGTACAGCCCGGTTTCAATGAAACAACTTTCGCACATGTGCTTTACATCTTTCTTTTACTGGCATTTATTGTTGGCGGGGTGTACATCTATACTGTCTTTTACAAAATGAAACAGCAGGTAAAGAACGAGGAGTACATAGCACAACAAAAGCTGAGTTTCTTTACCAATGTATCTCACGAGTTACGCACACCGCTCACACTTATTTCCGGACCTCTGGAGCTTATTCTAAAAGATGAAGGGCTTCCTCTGAAAGTGAAAGATACACTGATCACCATGAAAAAGAACAGTGACCGCATGCAACGACTGGTTGGGCAGATTCTCGACCTCAGCAAACTGCAGGAGAACAAGATGAAACTCCGCATTCAGAATAAGAACATTGTAAGTTTCACAAAAGAAATCACTCATTGTTTCGATGCTCTCGCCACAGAGCGACACATAAACCTGTTGTTCACATCACAACCGGCTGTTTGTTATGTGTGGTTTGATACAGACTACATGGAAAAAGTTATCTTCAACCTGCTGTCCAACGCATTCAAATATACGCCCAACGGTAAGAATATAGGTGTTTACCTTACGGAAAGCAACAATTCTGTTTCTGTTCGTGTCACCGATCAGGGCATTGGCATCCCTCTGGAAAAACAAAAAAGCATCTTCAACCGATTCGAAAACCTTGTGCAAAGCAACATACACAGCTCGGTGAGCAGTGGTATTGGTCTGTCACTTGTCAAGGAACTGATAGCCATGCATCATGGCAATATATCCGTTCAGAGCGAGCCCGGAAAAGGTAGCACCTTCACCATAGAACTACTCAAAGGAACGGCTCACTACCCTGCCAATACAGAATTTATCCTGTCCGATCTGCAGGAAAACACACAAGCCATGCCCATCCCCGAAGAAACTACTCCGGAAGATAATGACACCGGTACCGACATGCAACAAATGCTTATCGTAGAGGATAATCACGAGCTCAGGGCTTTTATCAGACAAATATTTGAAGGGAAGTTCAGACTATTTGAAGCACAAAACGGAAGCGAAGGGCTCAGAAAAGCCATCACTTACCTGCCCGACATCATCATCACAGACATCATGATGCCGGTAATGGATGGGTTACAAATGCTGTCCGAACTGAGAAATGACGAACGTACATCACACATTCCGGCCATCGTGCTAACAGCTAAGGCAGATATGAACAGCATCCTCACAGGGGTGCAGACCGGTGCAGACGACTATATAGTGAAGCCATTCAGTATCAACTATCTGCAGATAAAAATAGAGAATATCTTAAGTCAGCGGAGAAAGTTACAGGCTTTTTACAGCCATAATGCAAATTACACAGACAACAAGTCAACGCCCGATACCGCACCGGATGAAATAGCCACTTTGCTATCCGAAAAGGACAAGGAGTTCCTGAAAAAGCTATCGGTAATTATGGAGGAGCAGATGAACAATCCTGAACTTAAAATTGATGATCTGGTGAACTGCTTCAACCTGAGCCGCACCAACTTCTTTCACAAGTTAAAATCGCTCACGGGGCTTGCTCCTATCTCGTATATCAGGGAAGTGCGTATGCAGAAGGCTGGTGCACTGGTGAAAGAAAAGGAATATTCAATTTCTGAAATAGCGTATATGGTAGGGTTCAGTGATCCGCATTATTTTAGCAAATGTTTCAAATCTTTTTGGGGAGTAAATGCTACTGATTTTAACAGGCAGCAGGATTGTCTTTAAAATGCCTTTTCTTTTCCGTCAAGGGAAAAGAAAAAACAACTATCTACAAACAAAAAAGAGGATGCACCTATTCGGCACACCCACTTTTAATTATTAAAGACCTCTGATATCCTAAAAGTTACTTTCCCGGATTCATGATCACCAGTTTCAGATTTCCATCTTCCAGAATCTTTTTGGCAAGTTTTCTCACACTTTCCGGAGTCACCGTTTGCATCATTTTCTCATGATCCGCTTTCCAGTCTTCTCCCCATGTGTAATAATTCTGGAGGTAAGACAAGCATACCTTATTGGTTTTCAGTCCTTCTTGCTGTGTTTTATGCCAATACTCCAAGGTATTTGCAAAGTCACCGGAATCGGGTCCTTTTTCGGCAACACGTTGCAATTCATCCTTCACAATCTTCACCAGTTCGTCAGCTTTGCCGGGAGCTGTCTGAAAAGATATATTGAAGCTATAATCCGAAACAGGCTGACGAGACAGAGAACCGTTCACAGTCACTCCGTACGTACCTCCTTTATCTTCACGTATAACTTGTGTATAGCGAGACTGAAGACAACCCGAAAGTACTCTCATTGCAAATGTATTCTGTTGCGTATAATCAAGATCACCCGTATAGCTGAAATTAATCATACTTTTAGGTGCTTGCATGCGAGTCTTCAAGAGTTCTTCTTTCGTTCCTGATATTACACGTACACTGTCATCTTTCCATGATAGTTTCTTTGTTCCGGCAGCAAGAGCACCCAGATATTTCTCCACTAACGGTTTCAACACATTCAAATCAATATCACCCAGAAAATAGAAAGTATAGTTACCAGCGGCATCAGTGAAGAAATTACGATATATCTCCGGCATCTTCCCGAAATCTATAGTCTTCAAAACCTCTTCAGTAGGCATCTTAGTACGTGGATTATCGCCATACTTCGCCTTATTCATTGCCTTGCTCATCATAAACTCCGGAGACTCCGCGGAATTTTGCAAGTTCAAGCGGTTAGCTTCCAGCACCATATCAAAACGATCACGATCAAATTTAGGATGGGTAAAATAAAGATTGGTTAACTGAAGCATCGTCTCTACATCGGCTTTAGCAGCACTTCCTGTCATTTCGGAAGCAAAACGGCCGATAGAAGGCTGAACCGAAGCAACTTTAGTGCCCAATACCTTACGCAGTTGTTCAGAATTAAATTCCCCGATTCCAGACATATTTGCAATTTGTGTGGTCATCGATGCCGTAAAATAGTCCTGCATAGCTATAGTAGAAAGTCCTCCATTTGCCTGCCCGCTCATCACAATCTGATTACGGCTATAAGGCGTTGGAAGTACAACCACACGAATACCGTTATTCAGCGTCCACAGGGTAGAGCCAAAAGCACCTTTTTCGGTTTTTACTGTTTTCCCCGAAGTAATTTTCTCAGAGAATAGCGGTTTATCTACCTTTTCAGTTTTATACGGATCTATAGGCTGCGTGCGTATCCAGGAGAAGAAATTAGCCAGTTGCTCTTCCTTAGGCAGAGTGGCTTTCGCCTTCTCGGGAGCCGAAATAACCAATACATTGTTGGAAGGTGTTATCAGTTGCTGCATCAACTCATTGATATTCTGAAGAGTCATTTCTTTCATCATCAGTTGAATGAATGCCCAACGAGTCTCAGCTGAAATCAAGGGCTTATTCTTTACATAATAAGCAATACATTCCTGTCCTAATGCATTATTCTGACGTTCGCCACTACTCTCGAAAAGGTATTTTCCGCTACGAAGTATGTTAATTCGCATAAAATCAAACTCCTCCTGTGTAAAGCCATAACGACGAATACGTTCCAATTCTCCATAAACCGATGTAAACGCCTCAGCTATTGCTTCTCCTCGGGCAATAACCTGTAGCTCTAAAGCATCACAGGTAGCAGTCAGTGAAGAATTTCCCACACTTGCGCTGCTAAAAGGACATCCTTGTTGTTGCACAAGTTCTCCTAAACGGATATTGACCATTGAAGTAGCCATCTGAATCATCATATTCATATAGTTTGCACCTACACGATTGTTCAGTTCTTTAGGAACTGCCGGACGTTTGATGTAAAAATTGGCTTTGGAAGTATGTTGTTCCGGATCAGTAAGGATTGACACAACAGGTTTTTCATTGTCGGGTATCTTAATAACCGCTTTCTGTTCAGGATGTTCAGGTTTTGGGATATCTGCCATTACCTTTTTAAGTCTGGCTTCCATCTCATCGGCATCAAAATCACCAACAATCACAATTGCCTGCAAATCCGGGCGATACCAACGTTTGTAATAGTCACGGAGAAGTTTAGGGTTGAAGGTATGAAGAAACTCCTCACTCCCCAGCATGTCACGGTGAGCATAACGTGTATCTCCATAAACAAACGAAGCAGCCTTGTTCGCTATACGGAATTGTGGAGTGTTACGTTGTCTGCGTTCCTCAATAATAACACCCCTTTCTTTATCAATCTCTTTCTTTTCAAGAGTCAGATACCCCGACCAGTCATGAAGAATCAGGAGCAAAGAGTCTATCGTTGACTTCCGTTGAACAGGCACTTGCATCAACTGATAATTAGTCATTTCCATCTCGGTAGCAGCATTGATATTGTTGCCAAATTGCATTCCCAGACTTTCAAGCCAGTTAATCATTGCATTATCAGGAAAATGTTTCGAGCCATTAAAAGCCATGTGCTCAAGAAAATGAGCAAGCCCCGACTGGGTATCTTCCTCCTGAATGGGACCAACATCATAAACTATATAGAAATCAGCCAATCGGGCTGGTTTGTCATTGTGACGGATAAAGTAGGTCATTCCGTTATCAAGCCGCCCTGTACGTACGGTTTTGTCTAATGGAAGATCATCTCCCATCTTAAGTGTTTGGGCATTTGCAGTAAATGCAGATGTCAAAAACACAAGAACGGAGATTATTATAGTTTGAATAGTCATATAAGTATGTTTTATCTTAATAAGTATACACTTCGGGAAATATGGCAACACATTATTTGGCCACAAATACCGTAGAAGGTATTTCAGTCGTTTTTCCTGAACTTTTTTTCACCGTCACAGCCTGCGCTCCGCTTTGCTTTATCAAAATGTCGATATTAGGTGCATTGGCTGGAAGAGAGCCTAATACTTTATTTCCCACAGCAGTTATGATATCGCCCACAGCTAGATCTTTCGCAGCTTCATTTCCCCAAATGGCAGCCACTCTCAAAGTACCTTCTGCAACACCAGTAAGCACCGTGCGATGATCGCCATTCCAAACTTTAGCATCAGTGTATGCAGCAAAGTAATAACGCTTGCGAGGATAATCAATAATGATCTTCCCTAAATCAGTCATTTTGAAAGGCATCAACAAATACCCCATACCACTTGTCACCACGGGAACATCTTTAAACACACCATCTCCCATATGGAACTCGGACAATGCACCACGGTAAAGCTTGTCTGTTGTCTTGGATATTCCTCCAATCATCATGGCATTGAAACCTTCACCCTTCTCTACATTTCCTATAACACCGGCTTTCGTCCATTCCTCAAAGCCTTGTGCTGAAGGCAACCCAACACTACCCGTACCATTACCCGAATCGAACAAAGCAGGAACATCGTACAATTCATCTTTCCCTTTCACCTTGATTGAGAGAAGCGGATCAGAACCATTTAATTTCAACGTACTCCATTTAGAAATGGAAGGATCTGTTTCACCACCCAGAGTTATTGTTTTACTCTTTGAGTCGATAGTCAACACAAAATCATTAATAATAGGAGCTCCGATAATGCCATCTATACCCAATGTCAGGAATGTCAGGTTTTGTGAACTCATTACAGCAGCTACTTTATTTTTCAATGTCAGCCCACCCAGCGTTAGTCCGGGAATAGCAGCCATATTCAGTGTACCTTGCATACCAGCTACAGTATTTCCCGTATGCTGATATTCAAGTTTTTCAGCATTTACCAGTCTGTCTGTTACGCAAGTGTAACCCGCACACGTGTCGAACAAGAAAGAATAAGTATGACCATTAATCACTACCTTAACGATAGGAACACCCACACGTTCTTCATAACTCAATACAGCAGTTCCCGTTGCAGGAGCAGCTGACGGCACTGCCGAATTCAAAGATG
This genomic interval carries:
- a CDS encoding insulinase family protein; translation: MTIQTIIISVLVFLTSAFTANAQTLKMGDDLPLDKTVRTGRLDNGMTYFIRHNDKPARLADFYIVYDVGPIQEEDTQSGLAHFLEHMAFNGSKHFPDNAMINWLESLGMQFGNNINAATEMEMTNYQLMQVPVQRKSTIDSLLLILHDWSGYLTLEKKEIDKERGVIIEERRQRNTPQFRIANKAASFVYGDTRYAHRDMLGSEEFLHTFNPKLLRDYYKRWYRPDLQAIVIVGDFDADEMEARLKKVMADIPKPEHPEQKAVIKIPDNEKPVVSILTDPEQHTSKANFYIKRPAVPKELNNRVGANYMNMMIQMATSMVNIRLGELVQQQGCPFSSASVGNSSLTATCDALELQVIARGEAIAEAFTSVYGELERIRRYGFTQEEFDFMRINILRSGKYLFESSGERQNNALGQECIAYYVKNKPLISAETRWAFIQLMMKEMTLQNINELMQQLITPSNNVLVISAPEKAKATLPKEEQLANFFSWIRTQPIDPYKTEKVDKPLFSEKITSGKTVKTEKGAFGSTLWTLNNGIRVVVLPTPYSRNQIVMSGQANGGLSTIAMQDYFTASMTTQIANMSGIGEFNSEQLRKVLGTKVASVQPSIGRFASEMTGSAAKADVETMLQLTNLYFTHPKFDRDRFDMVLEANRLNLQNSAESPEFMMSKAMNKAKYGDNPRTKMPTEEVLKTIDFGKMPEIYRNFFTDAAGNYTFYFLGDIDLNVLKPLVEKYLGALAAGTKKLSWKDDSVRVISGTKEELLKTRMQAPKSMINFSYTGDLDYTQQNTFAMRVLSGCLQSRYTQVIREDKGGTYGVTVNGSLSRQPVSDYSFNISFQTAPGKADELVKIVKDELQRVAEKGPDSGDFANTLEYWHKTQQEGLKTNKVCLSYLQNYYTWGEDWKADHEKMMQTVTPESVRKLAKKILEDGNLKLVIMNPGK
- a CDS encoding two-component regulator propeller domain-containing protein gives rise to the protein MKKLSNIKTILFIILSCLFIYNAPVIATNIPDKYSVTYFSAKNGVEDGLVNHVIQDHKGLLWFATWNGLYRFDGYVFKNYKSSIEDKKGLTNDRLLHIDEDKYGYIWVLCYDSTGYRFNPGKELFEPIEEGIRNKYRSIRVLPNGTSWLLRTDGTAVRAITNPQNHKLTLKSYSASRRTLPGGKIQNVFMDSEQYEWILTDEGLYKLHGATLTTMIRRKSIAGKPVGFYSATEQNGEVLFGTGSGQVFKYSIRERKITGMQLPTVARIISILKYGHQTACVTDHDGLFISNTEHNTPRHYPLKGIKGLKSTVIESAHITGSGLIWLTHPQPGVTLFDMQAAQLRFTSISDELGKPLNTETGFFTIEDKNGFLWIHPKGGGFSYYDSQSKKLVPFNTTDKQVKWKSNDRCFAAFADKQGNLWMSTQLDRLKRITFFPNKFHIFTPNNSDIELPDNEIRALFIDNKKRIWTGARDNNISIYDPQLKLIQRFQSGKVYAIMQDQKKNFWISTKGQGLSNATENAPGKFQFKQYTSNINNRYSLSSNNIYYTFQDSKKRIWVATYGGGLNLMECMPDGSLRFINYRNRLKKYPIERFYKVRHITEDQKGRIWVSTTAGILYFDGSFRKPEEINFHSICREQSNVNSLSNNDVQMVKCMNNGNIFAITYGGGLNELIPTGSNSFTCKSFTQKNGLSSDIIYSMQEDKRGNLWLATGGGLVKFIATREQIQYPNEHIAFNVHFSEGMGATDGKQIYFGTNKGLLYFTPEKIHKTNFAPRIFFTSIWVNNQEVTSKQHNATININQGNIYHLTLPPNNHSLRISFSALDMTNTEYIQYAYMLEGFDKTYRLTENGREASYTNLPPGNYIFHLKSTNNEGVWVNNERILSIEVQPGFNETTFAHVLYIFLLLAFIVGGVYIYTVFYKMKQQVKNEEYIAQQKLSFFTNVSHELRTPLTLISGPLELILKDEGLPLKVKDTLITMKKNSDRMQRLVGQILDLSKLQENKMKLRIQNKNIVSFTKEITHCFDALATERHINLLFTSQPAVCYVWFDTDYMEKVIFNLLSNAFKYTPNGKNIGVYLTESNNSVSVRVTDQGIGIPLEKQKSIFNRFENLVQSNIHSSVSSGIGLSLVKELIAMHHGNISVQSEPGKGSTFTIELLKGTAHYPANTEFILSDLQENTQAMPIPEETTPEDNDTGTDMQQMLIVEDNHELRAFIRQIFEGKFRLFEAQNGSEGLRKAITYLPDIIITDIMMPVMDGLQMLSELRNDERTSHIPAIVLTAKADMNSILTGVQTGADDYIVKPFSINYLQIKIENILSQRRKLQAFYSHNANYTDNKSTPDTAPDEIATLLSEKDKEFLKKLSVIMEEQMNNPELKIDDLVNCFNLSRTNFFHKLKSLTGLAPISYIREVRMQKAGALVKEKEYSISEIAYMVGFSDPHYFSKCFKSFWGVNATDFNRQQDCL